CGGTGCGCATAATGGGAGGAGTGCGACCGGGGAAACCTACGCATGCGCCCTCCCTGCCGAACCAAATCTTTGGTAGAGGCTATCAGATTGCCGACCGGAAGCCGGCCCAAATGTGCTGCAAGCGGCGACCGTTGCAGTCTAAATCCCAAGCCCGGGGCCGTTCCAGCCTCTGTTGCTCAGGCGCACACCGAGTTCGGTCAGATACGGGTCCGGTCCGCCGAGCAATTCGCTCCAGCTCAGCAGGCGCTTGAGGTAAAGGTGGGCATCGTGTTCCCAGGTGTAGCCGACGCCGCCGAACACCTGGATGGCGTTGTCGCCCACACTGGCCAGCCGCCCGGAGAACGCCTTGGCCCGCAGCGCCGCCAGGTGCCGCTCGGCGTCCGGCTCGGCGTCGGCCGCCCAGAGGGCGTGGATCACTCCGCTGCGGGCCAGCTCGACCGTCTCGTACATGTCGACGCACAGATGCTGGATCGCCTGGAACGATCCGATGGGCTGGCCGAATTGCTTTCGGACCTTTGCGTATTCGACGGCAAGGCCCATGACGGCTCGAGCCGCACCCAGCGCGTCGGCGGCCGTGGCGATCAGGACGTCATCGATCACCGGCCTGACGTCTAACGGCCCTGCCCCGGTCAGCCGCTGCGCAGGTGTGCGGGCGAGTGAGACGCGAAACCGTTTGCGGGTCTGGTCAATCCCCGGTTCAGGCTGGGCGGTGAATCCGGGGGCGTCGGTGTCCACGGCGTACAACGCGGCCGGGTCGTCGCCGAGGACCAACAGCGTGCCGGCCGCCGCCACATCGGACACACCGCAGAGCTCACCGCGCAGCACGACGCCATCGTTGGCCACCTCGGCGCTGACGGTCACCCGGTCCAGGAAGCCGACGGCGGCGATCGTCGTGCCGTCCGCGATACCGGCTAAAAGCGGTGCGGCGACATCCTTTTCGCAGAGTCGGGTCAGCGCTCGCGGTGCCGCGACCGCGGTCGACAACCAGGGTCCCGGATGAAGGGCCGCGCCGAGCTCCTCTGCGACGACGCCGGCTTCGACCAGCGTCATCCCAGCGCCGCCGTGTTCTTCGGGTACCAGCAGTCCGGTGGTGCCGAGGTCGGCCAAACCACGCCAGACCGTGCCATCGACCCCGGCGGGGTCGTCGAGCAGGGCGCGGACGTGGCCGGCGATCGGCGCTTTGTCGGCGAGAAAGCGCCGCGTGGTGTCGCGCAGGGCGAGCTGTTCGTCGTCGAGTTCGAGGTTCATCTGCGCGGCAGTCCGAGTACCCGTTGGGCGGTGATGTTCTTGTTGATCTGCGTGGTTCCGCCCGCGATGGTCAGCGACCGCGACGTGAGGCGGTAGGTGGCCCAGGCGGCATTGCCGCCGCGGGTCCCCAGCACGTCGAAGGCCAAGGCCGCCAGGTCTTGTCCGATCTCACCCCAGACCGTCTTGGCCAGGCTGGCCGATGCGAAGGCCGCCCTTTGCGAGTCGCCGTGCAGCGCCGCCGAAATCGACCGCTGGCACAGTACCTCGAGATACTTGATACGCAACGCGATTTCGC
This Mycobacterium simiae DNA region includes the following protein-coding sequences:
- a CDS encoding acyl-CoA dehydrogenase family protein translates to MNLELDDEQLALRDTTRRFLADKAPIAGHVRALLDDPAGVDGTVWRGLADLGTTGLLVPEEHGGAGMTLVEAGVVAEELGAALHPGPWLSTAVAAPRALTRLCEKDVAAPLLAGIADGTTIAAVGFLDRVTVSAEVANDGVVLRGELCGVSDVAAAGTLLVLGDDPAALYAVDTDAPGFTAQPEPGIDQTRKRFRVSLARTPAQRLTGAGPLDVRPVIDDVLIATAADALGAARAVMGLAVEYAKVRKQFGQPIGSFQAIQHLCVDMYETVELARSGVIHALWAADAEPDAERHLAALRAKAFSGRLASVGDNAIQVFGGVGYTWEHDAHLYLKRLLSWSELLGGPDPYLTELGVRLSNRGWNGPGLGI